A part of uncultured Fibrobacter sp. genomic DNA contains:
- a CDS encoding GGDEF domain-containing protein, whose product MSVFVFYTEVSIGCACVLMLLLYSIKRLPTPQLRFTLFHRLVLWHILYFFSDALWALVNDSVLPKNTFSVLAVNYSNAIIAAILFYSCFIYAEMSTRPEMTRVQIRHLQSRLRIPIYVEIVLLLVAFLVAPDFWLDENLEPCDLYYFILSFLPFVYIMTVTVRCIVRGLKPQNRQNLKTYLVIASYTPGCIVAAGLQIFLSLTTPVFCFWCTMIILFVYLNSQNQLISTDPLTSLNNRNQLQRYLLLQREAKTSFVIMVDVDHFKQINDTYGHMEGDRALVLVSRALKKACGRLRMSIFLCRYGGDEFLMIAQTKTPKEVLKVVRGCLQEEIENRKSSLTYTIEVSMGYANWDGRAATFRDSIVAADQKMYEDKRSSV is encoded by the coding sequence ATGAGCGTTTTTGTATTTTATACGGAAGTGAGTATCGGATGCGCATGTGTCCTGATGCTTCTCTTGTATAGTATTAAGCGGCTTCCCACTCCGCAATTGCGATTCACGCTATTCCACAGGTTGGTGCTGTGGCATATTCTTTATTTCTTTAGCGATGCGCTTTGGGCGCTGGTGAATGATAGCGTCCTTCCGAAAAATACGTTCAGCGTTCTGGCTGTGAATTACTCGAATGCGATTATTGCAGCGATTCTGTTCTATAGTTGCTTCATTTATGCAGAAATGAGTACGCGTCCTGAGATGACTCGCGTACAAATTCGCCATCTCCAGTCAAGGTTGCGGATTCCGATTTACGTGGAAATTGTGTTGTTGCTCGTCGCATTTTTAGTTGCTCCGGATTTTTGGCTCGATGAAAATCTAGAACCATGCGACCTTTATTACTTTATCTTGTCGTTCTTGCCGTTTGTCTACATCATGACGGTGACGGTCCGCTGCATTGTCCGTGGGCTTAAACCGCAGAATCGGCAGAACCTAAAGACATACCTGGTTATAGCGAGCTACACTCCGGGTTGCATTGTCGCAGCCGGGTTACAGATATTCTTATCGCTGACGACGCCGGTATTCTGCTTCTGGTGTACCATGATAATCTTGTTTGTCTATCTGAATTCGCAGAACCAACTGATTTCGACGGATCCCCTGACTTCGCTCAACAACCGTAACCAATTGCAGCGGTATCTGCTCTTGCAGCGGGAGGCGAAAACCTCCTTTGTGATTATGGTGGATGTGGACCATTTCAAGCAAATTAACGATACGTACGGGCACATGGAAGGCGACCGGGCGCTAGTGCTTGTTTCGCGGGCGCTCAAGAAAGCGTGTGGGCGGTTGAGAATGTCTATTTTCCTGTGCCGTTATGGCGGCGATGAGTTTTTAATGATTGCGCAGACGAAAACTCCCAAAGAGGTGCTCAAGGTGGTCCGGGGATGCCTGCAAGAAGAAATCGAGAATCGGAAAAGTTCGCTGACCTATACAATCGAGGTGAGCATGGGCTATGCCAACTGGGATGGCCGTGCTGCAACCTTTAGGGATAGCATTGTCGCTGCCGACCAGAAAATGTACGAAGACAAACGTTCGAGCGTTTAG